The Achromobacter deleyi region CGGTATTGTTGACGTGGATGGCGGTTGCGCCGCCGCCCAGCGCCACGCCGCCCGCAACCAGCTTGTCCGTTGCCGAAGCATCGTCGCCCAGTACGGTGTCGAGCAGCAGCTGGCCGCCCGCACTGATGTAGGTGCCGGAGATGACGGTGGTGTCGCCGGCCCGACCGTTGGCCATGGTCAGCGTCCCCGCGTTGCTGAACGCGTCGAGGTTGTTGAAAGTCGTCACCTGCGCGGGATCGGCTGCCGTGCCGTTCGCCGCGATGACGGTGCCGGCATTGGCGACGCTGTTGCCGGCAGACGCGGCGCCGAACTCGTTGGTGCCGCCCGCCGTATTCCAGATGCCCTGGGCATTGTTCATGAGACGGTTACCCGGGCCGCCAAGATCGAGCGTACCGGTGATCAGCGCGTCGTTGCTGATCGTGACCGCAGCGCTTGCTGCTCCCCCGATCCCGACTTTTTCGGTCTGGATGGCAAGCGCATTCGACTGGTTGCTCAGATTTTGGATTGCCCCGGCATTTGAGATGGAGAAGGCCTGGCCCGCGGAACCGGCGACGATGGCCGCGGTTCCTCCCTGGACCACGCTGCCGCTACCCACCGCAATTCGTGTTGCGCCAGTGCCATCGTTTCGCGCATAGATGCCATTGCTTCCACCGGTGATGTCCGCGGTTGCCGTTACGCTCAAGTCCGTGCCCTTGGTTCCGTTGATCGCGTAGATGCCATTGCCCGTCGCAGTCACTTTCCCCGACGAAGTGATGGTCAAGGGACCGGGAGGGGAGAACGCGACCGGATTGCCGATAAGACTGGAGTTGGCATAGATGCCATCGGCGTTCAGCCCCTGGGTCGTGATCGCGCCGCGGTTGTCGATGCTGATGACGCCGCTGCCAAAATTCTCCGCATAGATGCCCTTGGCGCCGTTGCCCTGCGTCAGGATGGGACCCAGGTTGCGGATGACGATCCCGCCGGTCTTGGGCGCACGGCCCGCGCCGCTGCCCGGAGCGTTGGTGCGGGCGATCGCGCGGATTCCATGCGCACTGTCGCCGGACGTCTGGATGCGCCCGCTGTAGTTGATGTCGATATCGCCACCGGCATTGGCGACCGAAAACAATCCTATCGAGCGGGCAGTCGTGACGCTGCCCGAGTAATCGATCTGGGCAAGCCCGGTTTCCGTCCGTGCAAGCATGCCGGCGGATGTGGCCAGAGTCCCGGCGTTGGTCAGGGTGATATCGCCAGATCCGGTGATCCTGGACAGGCCGGCGGTCCCCTCGGCGGAAAGGCCACGTTGATCCGCGGCCCCCTTGATGGTCACCGATCCATTGTTTTCGATCTGGATGGTTTTGGTCGAGCCCAGGGTACGCGTCCAGGCCAGAACGCCGATCGTGTTGTCTCCGGAGGTGGTGATGCTTGCGGAGTTCTGCACCGTGACATTGCCGGCCGTGGAGGTGGCGTCTACACCGCTTGCCGTCCGTCCCTCGGTGACTATGGTTCCCCGCTGGAAAACCTGCACGTCGCCCGACGTGGAGAGCGCGTTGATACCGCGCGACTCATCGCCATGCGTCAGGATCGAACCCGTGTGTTCGACAATTACCGATCCGGTTCCAGTCGAGTCGGCCTTGATGCCTCTAGCGGTGTACCCGAGAGTTTCAATGGACGCAGCGCTCACGACATGGTTGAGCCCATTGACCGTGGATGTGGCAATGCCGGAATTCTGGTTGACCGAGGCGCCGGGCACCGTGTTGTCGACATAGAGCGACACATTCTGCCCGAGGACCACGCTGGCGGTGGTCGACGTTCCAAGGGCGGAAATGCCGATAGCGGGGCCACCATGGGTTTCGATCCGGCCGCTTCCCTGGTGAACGATGGACGCCGAGGTCGCGTTGTTACTGGCGCGGATCATGAGACCGCCGTCGAAAACAGCGTTGGTTGCGGTGGCGAGATTCGTAAGGGTGAGCTGTCCGTTAACCGTGATATTGCTGGAACCGGTTCCGGTATTTCGTACAAGCACGCCGACCGGGTTGGTGGACGGCGAACCCGCAGTCGAGTTGAGCGAAATGGTGTTGGTGCCCGAGAGGTTGACCGCCAGGTTGCTGGCTCCCGTTCCCCCGTAATCGACGTATAGACCTATGCCGGGAGCCGGCCCGACCTGGATCGTTGTTCCCTGGATGTCGACGGTCGCGTTACCGCCGGCGGCGCCGGGCGATACGAGTATGCCGTAGACGTTTGGCTCGCCTCCCACGGTGATAGTCGTCCCGGGCTGGGTCGACAGATTGGCGTCGCCCGTTGCCGGCTGACAAAGCACCGGGCCGGCGATGGCGCCGGGGCCATTCGCACCACACGCTGCCCATGCTACTGATACTCCCGTGGGATCCAACGTCGAAACGATGCTGGCGCTTACGCCCAGCCAGACTACCCTCGGCTTCAAATTTTTCGCCAGAGGTTGATAGGATTTCATGGATAGGTAAACAAAAAAAAGTAACAAGCGGGGCGGGGCCCCACGCAAACGTCTCCGGCAGGCGAAAGCCACGGGCAGCGGCATGCTGCCCGTCTGTACTGGTGCGGAGGGGGGGATAGTTGGAATCGAGACAGCACGCGTCATGGCAGACCAACCTTTTTCAGGAAAAAGCACTTGAAACAGAAGTGCACCCTGAATTCGCCGAAGATTACGCTTGCGTTTGAAACACAGAAATAGTGACTTTCATTAGGTCACAAACAATATTTTGAGTAACAGGAAATGCAATAAGTGACGCATGCGGGCGACACAATGCCGCCCGATTTTGGGCGGACATGCGGCACTATTTTTGTTTGAATTGAGCTTACGGATGGGTCGGTGGCGCAGGGGCTGACATCACCCCTGCATCAGCGCAGCCAGCCGTTCCACCTCGGTGGCGGACCGGTAGGCGCGTTTCAGATAGAGCTGGGCGTCATGCTCCCAGGAGAATCCGATGCCGCCGTGTACCTGGATCGACAGCTTGACCGCACGGCGCGCCGCGCCGGTGGCGATGCGCGTGGCCAGCGCGGCCAGCGCGGGATCGACCTTGGCGCGGGACTGCAGCAGCGCCTCGACGGCGTAGCGGCTGTTGTCCAGGTCTATCCAGGCGTCCGTGAGGGGGTGCTTGATCGCCTGGAATTGCCCGATAGGCCGGCCGAATTGCTCGCGTTCCTTGGCGTAACCGATCGCCAGGTCCAGGGTGGCGCTTGCCGTGCCGGTCAGCTGGGCCAATTGAAAGGCCAGATGGTTCTGCAACGCCGGCAAGACCTGCTCGTCGGCAAGCTCGGCCTGGGCAATGGCCGGACCGCGCAGGCGGGCCAGGGACACGGTGGGATCCAGGCCCTGCACGGGCTCGAGCATTGCGGCGTCGTGACGCGCCAG contains the following coding sequences:
- a CDS encoding acyl-CoA dehydrogenase family protein — translated: MHSEIRTLLSSTFGRLLDEQHPVAYARRALPAHDDAQLGLWRELADGGWLEAGLETFQAEYGPGTQFMGEWAGRSLLTLPYGSSTFLARVLLEQAPALDAVMLDLAAHPASIRCDRSGDEPGWIDAYGPTAQYLRLSRRDSGWLLARHDAAMLEPVQGLDPTVSLARLRGPAIAQAELADEQVLPALQNHLAFQLAQLTGTASATLDLAIGYAKEREQFGRPIGQFQAIKHPLTDAWIDLDNSRYAVEALLQSRAKVDPALAALATRIATGAARRAVKLSIQVHGGIGFSWEHDAQLYLKRAYRSATEVERLAALMQG